The Blautia pseudococcoides genome segment GCGTCATCCAGGGTTTTCACGTTCCATACAGGCAGCTTGGTTGCCAGATAGAAACTTTTACGGTCATATTTTTTCAGGACCCTGCCCACAAATGGTTCACTGTCCCCGTTGTGGTACGGATAGGCGGTATCTATGTATGTGACTCCGGCCTTCAATGCACGGTCCAGCATGCTCTCGGCTTTAGCCTCGTCGATATTTCCGTCTGCTGTCTGCGGAAAGCGCATACATCCAAAGCCCAGAAGGGATGGGGATACACCCAGATTCTCAAATTTACGGTATTCCATTGTGTAAAAACCTCCTCTATTTCAGTCAAAATAATTTAATTAGTAGCTGATATCTATTTTATCATTCTATGCAGGGAGATGACAAGAGATTTCCTGAATTATTAGGCCATGCCCATATCTTTTTCATGGAAATGGATGAGAAAATAAAGTATACTGGAGAAAAGACAGACAGCTGTCTGTAAATGCTAAAAAGGAGAGTAAATGATATGCAGGAATTTATTTATTATGCGCCTACAGAAGTGGTGTTTGGAAAAGATGCGGAGAAGAAGACAGCAGCGGAAGTGAGGAAGTGGGGCGGCAGCCGGGTGCTTCTTGTCTATGGGAGTGGCAGTGTAAAAAAGAGTGGTCTGTTGGACACCATTGAGGGGGAACTTGCGGATGCGGGGATCGCCTTCAAAGAGTGGGGCGGGGTTAAGCCAAATCCCAGACTGTCTTTTGCGGAGGCAGGTGTGGAGGCTGCGGTTTCTTTTGGAGCGGATTTTATTTTGGCTGTAGGTGGGGGAAGTTCCATTGACACGGCAAAAGGTATTGCGCACGGAACAGCAAACCCGGGAACTGCACTTTGGGATATCTGGACGCAGAAGGTGCCGCTGACAAAAAGTCTTCCGGTGGGGGTTGTCCTGACCATTGCGGCCGCGGGCAGTGAGATGAGCGACTCCGCGGTGCTGACGAATGAAGCGATTGGAAGGAAGCAGGGATTGAGCACGGATTTTAACAGGGTGAAATTTGCTGTTATGAATCCGGAGCTTACTTACACGCTGCCGAAATATCAGGTGACATGCGGTATTGTGGATATTATGATGCATACGCTGGACCGGTATTTTACCCATACAAAGGGAAACCGGATGACAGATGAGATTGCGGAAGCACTTCTGAGGACTGTGATTGAAAATGGAAGAAAGGCCTGGGGGGACCAGACGGATTATGAGGCCATGAGTGAGCTGATGTGGTGCAGCAGCCTGTCCCATAATGGGATCACAGGACTTGGGGCAGAAAAGGATTTCGCGCCTCATAAAATAGGGCATGAGCTCAGTGCAAAATATGATGTGGCTCACGGGGCCAGTCTGTCTGCTGTCTGGGAGGCATGGGCAGAGTATGTGTATATGGAAGAACCGGCACGGTTTGCTCAGTATGCAAGAAAGGTGTGGGGCGTGCAGGAGGATGATGATGTGGAGGCGGCTAAAGAGGGGATCAGGAGGACTGTGGGATATTTTAAAAGTTTGAATATGCCTGTGTGTCTGGGAGAACTGGATGCGGGAGTGCTGGCGGAGGATGCGTTGGTGGATATGGCTGAGAGGGCGACGGGGAAGGATACGTTTTGTGTGGCGAAGTTTAAGGAATTGCATCAGGGGGATGTGTATGAGATATTGAGGAGGGCGAATCATATGTGAATATAGTTGACTTATGTTAATAATGTGATATAATGGGCATATGTTAATAAAAATGCATTGAGAAGGCGGAGTGTTGTTGGGAGGTGAGGAGATGTCCAGGCCTAGTAAGGAAAAGAGGATTTGCAGACTGCCGGGGTGCGGGTTGTTTGTGCCGGGTGAGGGGGGTGAACCTGCGCATCGGATTCGGATGACGGTTGATGAGTATGAGACGATTCGGCTCATTGATTATTTGGGGTATACCCAGGAAGAATGTGCGGTGCAGATGGAAGTAGGGAGAGCTACTGTGCAGGCAGTTTATGCAGAGGCCAGGAAGAAACTGGCACGTTTTTTGGTGGAGGCGTCTTCTCTGGAGATCAGCGGCGGAAGCTATAGGATCTGCGGGCAGGATGGCCGTCGGCAGAACGGGTGCGTTTCATCAATCAGGAGAGGAGATTCAAACATGAAAATTGCAGTGACATATGACAATGGAGAGGTATTTCAGCATTTTGGACACACAGAGCAGTTCAAGGTATATGAGGTGGAGGATGGAAAGATCGTGTCATCTGAGGTGATTGATACCAATGGCAGCGGACACGGTGCGCTGGCAGGATTTCTGAACCAGTGCGGTGCACAGGTGCTCATCTGCGGAGGTATCGGCGGTGGTGCAAGGAATGCGCTGGCGGAGGCGGGAATCCAGCTTTATCCGGGAGCGTGCGGAGATGCGGATGCACAGGTGGAAGCATTTTTGGCCGGAAGCCTGAATTATGACCCGGATACAGTCTGTGCACATCACGGTCACGGACATGAGGGCAGTAACTGTGGGGAACATACCCATGAGTGCGGCCATCACTGCGGGAATTAATACGGTTATAACTGCAAAAGAAACGGCATCGGCAGGTGAAGGTTCATCTGCCGATGCCGTTTTTATGGGATAAAAAGCCGTTTTTTAATCTTCCAGATTGCTTTTTATTTCCCCACACGCGATTTTGCTGCCGGAATCCCCTGATGGCTGTGTTTTAAAGTCATCAGGTTTTTCATGGATGATTACCGTCCGGCCTATGATTTCTTCCGGAACGAACCGGTTTGTATAGAACATAGAAAGCGCATACCCGTCATTTTCAAAGAGCGGAGGTAAATCCCCGGCATGTTCCGGGTGCGGACAATCTTTGGGATTTAAATGGCTGCCGGTAAGAGGATAATCCCCCTCTGCGTTTTCTTCGCAGGAAGAGCCTTCATGAATGTGAAAGGCAAAGACTTTTTCCTGACAGGCAGCTTCCGAAGTGGGAAGTCCGGCAATGTCGGCAAGGACAACCGTACCGCCCCACAGCGGGAAAAAGTATACGAAACCTTTGATATTGGGGTATCTCTTTCCTCCGTATACAAAGGAATAGGCTTCCGGTGCAGTGGTGACTACCTTTTGCATGGCTTCTAATAATTCCCGGCGCATATATGTCATTTGCTGCATCCCGGATCGCAGCTGCATTTGGCGGGCATGTCAAAGCTGGGGTTAAAGGCATAGAAGTTCTTAAAGTCCAGTTCTTCCTGTACGGAACGTAGGGTTTCACCGAAACGCTGGAAATGCACAACTTCTCTTTCACGCAGGAATCGGATGGGGTCTATAACATCCGGGTCTTTGATGACACGGAGTATGTTGTCGTAAGTGGAGCGTGCTTTCTGTTCAGCAGCCATATCTTCAAATAAATCTGTGATGGGATCTCCTTTTGACTGGAACTCACAGGCATTAAAGGGGATACCTCCGGCAGCCTGCGGCCAGATGCCTACGGTATGGTCGATATAATAGGGGCCAAGACCGGACTTTTCTATTTCTTCCATGGAAAGGTTGCGGGTGAGCTGGTGTACAATGGTGGATACCATTTCCATGTGAGCCAGTTCCTCTGTACCTGTATCGTTATCGGTATTGTACACGTGAAGTAATGATTAACGTGGTGCTGCCTGTACGGAAGTGTTATACTATAAGAAAAAAGGAGGAGTATGATATGTACAAAACAGAAACTTACACAGCAGTGGTACCGGTGGAAGACTACATAGAAGGTTATGTGGATGTGGTCACGTTTCTAGAGTGCTGCAGAGCATGTCCGAATTACGATACGGTATGGTCCTGCCCGTCTTACGATTTTGATGTTTTGTCATACTGGAGAAAATACAAGAATCTGGAACTGACCGCCGTTAAAATAATATTTGACGAGGATTTTGCAGGAAAGGCATTTACAAAGGAGGAGCAGGACGAGATCCTTGGGCAGTCCCTCCGTGTGGAGAAGGGAAAGTTATCGGAAATACTCTGGGAAAAAGAAAAGGAATATCCGGGAAGTATCAGCCTGTCAGCAGGTTCCTGCGATTTGTGTCAAGGAAACTGTACCAGACCGGATAAAAAAGCATGTCGTTTTCCGGAAAAGATGCGTTATTCCATAGAATCCATGGGAGGCAATGTGGGGCTCACACTCAGTAAGCTCATGGGAATCGAGCTGGAATGGATGGAAGAGGGGAAGCTGCCCCATTATTTTGTGCTGGTGTGCGGGCTTTTAAAGTAAACTGCAAATGGGTAAAAAGGGAACTTGACAAAGAATGTCGTTTGTTATACGCTTCTATCATAAACTTATAAAAGTATCTGATAAGAGTGTAAAGTAGAATGCATATGGACACTCTGACTGCCAGACCAAAAGTATTAAAACAGGCAAATCTTTCCCTCATACGGAAAGTTCTGAAAGCAAAAGGAACTGCCACCAGGGCAGAGATTGCCTATGAGACAAAGATCAGTTCCACCACAGTCCGCTCCCTGTTGTCTGAAATGATGCAGAACGGAGAAATTGAGAGTATTGGATACGATGAGTCCAGCGGAGGAAGAAAAGCGGAGCGCTATGGATTCAGGCCCCATCGGTATTACGGTGCAGCTTTCTGTATCACAGGAGACCAGATCTACGGTTTGTTGATCAATGTCTGCGGCGAGATCGTGGAAAAAACAAGGCTGGAGGCGGCCAACGGTGATTTTGAGAGCGCCGTCACCGCCTGGCTGGATGAGCAGGTCAAAAAAAGAGAACTCAAGTCCATAGGCATTGGCGTGCCCGGTGCAGTGGAAGGGGGAGGGTACTGGAGAACCAATGAGACTGACGGGAAATTATATAAAATAAATATAGGTGACAACCTTGAAAAACGGTACAAAATACCGGTAGTGCTGGAAAATGACTTAAATGCCACTGCCTTCGGATTCGGGCGGTGTTACGCAAAAGAGTTTCTATGTGAGAATCCGAATAACGTGAATATGGCATTTCTCTATTTTGAAAAGGGCTGTGTAAGCGCGGGCTTTATCTCAGGGGGCAGGGTTGTCCGCGGAAATAATAATTTTGCCGGGGAGCTGGGACTGCTGCCCATGGAACACGGAAAGACGCTGGATGCGTGTATGGCAGAACCTATGGAGGCTGTCAGATATGTCAATCTGGTGGTCCAAGTCATCAGTTTTATCTGCGGAATTCTGAATCCGCAGTATGTGGTCCTTGGCGGTCCCAGTCTGCGGAAGAACTGTATCGGGCCTGTTGGTGATGGGCTTTCCGCCTTTCTGCCGAAGCATCTTCTGCCTGAGATCCTCTATTCTCCGGATGTGTGGCAGGATTATTTTGACGGTATGGCAAGTCTTACCGCCGGGAAAATGTTCGACGAGGTACAGTTTATAAAAGAGCAGCCATGTTTATGAGTAAGAGAAAGAAAATCCTCCATACCAGGCCGATTTTGGGGCCAATGATCGGTGGGGCCGTAAAAGGCATTCAGGAGTCAGGTGATGCCGTGAGATCTGCTGCCGCTATGAACGGGATACGTGGTCTGTATCTGATATCCACAGCGGGTATTTTGCTTCTGCAGGTGATTTATCATCACCTGCAGGGAAAAAGGGAGGTGTGTGTCCATGTCAAAGGTTGATTTCCATATCCATACCAAGTTCAGTGATGACGGAGAATTTTCTCCAGGAGAGATTGTCAGACAGTGTGAGGCCGAAGGGATGGAGTGGATTGCCGTTACAGACCATAATTCTGTCCGCGGCGTGCCAAAAGCTATGGAGGAGGCTGTTTCTGTCCGTGTCATATCCGGTGTGGAGCTGGACTGTGTGTACAGGGGGCATAATTTTCACCTTTTGGGATATGGCATTAATGCGTCCCGGGAGGAATTTTGGGAGATAGAACAGGATATCCTCAGCCAGGAGAGAAGGGCAGCAGAGGAAAAAATCAGGCTGTTTTCAAAGGCGTCCGGCATTTATGTTGATGCAGATAAAATTCTTGCAGAATCAGAGAGTGGTGTTGTGACAGGAGAGCAGATCGCTGCTTATGTCCTGGGCCGGGAGGACGCAGAGAGAGATGAGAGACTGGTGCCTTATCTTCCCGGCGGACAGAAAAGTGATATGCCCAATGTGCGGTTCTACTGGGATTTTTTCTCCAAAGGAAAGCCTGCCTATGTGGAAATCTCTTATCTTTCCCTTCCAGATGCTGCATCTCTGATACACAGCGCCGGCGGCATGGCGGTTCTTGCACATCCGGGCCAGAATCTGAAAGGGGATGATGAACTGTTGGATAGAATAATAGAGGAGAAGATTGACGGGATTGAGGCATTTTCTTCTTATCACAGCAGGGCAGAAGCGGCGCATTATCTGGAAGCTGCCATACAGGGTGGTCTTCTTGCTACCTGCGGCAGTGATTTTCATGGCAGACATAAGCCAAATATCAGGCTGGGAGGTCACAACGCCCTGTGGAGTGACGAAAAACTCCTGTCAGAAATGAAAAAAAGCCCCTTACTGAGGCAGCCTGTTCTATAAAAGAACAGGCTGCCCGGTCAGGAGCGGGAATTGCTTATAATACATCCTCTGCTTCACATCCGCAGGCAAAAGGTCCTGCAAGAGGCATCATATCACGTTTTTTACCAAAATAATCCTGGTCAAACACAATAGGAGTTCCGTCAGGCGCTTCAAATTTCTGTTCCGGCTCAAAAGCCTCTCCCAGCAATTCCGTGCTCACAAACGGGGTCTCAAATTTTGGCAGGAATTCATACAGATTCGTCTCCAGGCGGTATTCGCCGCCTTCTTCTTTCAATTCCAGTGTGATCTTGTTTTCCTCATCCACTTTATAATTTTCCTCTGCATCACACGGTTTAGCGCCATTAAAGTATACATTGCCTCCGGTGTAGATGGGAAGATGGTCATAATAGATGTCTTTGTTGTCGTGGTCCACAGCAGTCTCTGCGTTGAAACGACCAAAGTATGTCTCTGCCGTGGGATATCCGTCGTACGGTTTCGTACCGCAGATAAACTGGTATTTATCCATGGTTCCCATGCCTTCAGCCTCTGCATAGGCAGCCAGGTCCCGGCGGATATCCTTCTGTACAAATATGTTGTTGTAGAAGCGTGCATCACCGTGGAGGATGGTCATGAAACCGGCAACCTCTGTGCGGTGGGGAACGTGGTATGGTGTATATCTTGGGGTAGGCAGATATTGTCCGCCGTTATCCACTCCGGCGCCTACCCAGGTAAAGGAGCCTGCGATCAGGTTGTGCACAAGAGCAGTGCCCTGTGTGCTGATGCGGCATGCGCAGTCGGACAGGAGCAGGTTGTTGTCAACCAGTGTGGGACCATGGGAAACCTCAATAAAAATGTCCTCAGCCAGAGCCAGCCCATTGGCGATCTCCGTACCTTTTGGCGGAACATTGTCGTGGAACAGGTTTTGTGTGACACGGGTTCCCTGTGCCTGCCAGTCAAGCCACAGACCACGGGTGCAGTGGTGGAAATGGTTGCGGCGGATGATCACATCAATGGCAGCATGCATTTTGATACCGCCGATTTCCGCACCGGCCAGGTCCTGTTTGTTATTGATATGGTGAATATGGTTGTCCTCTATGACAGAGAACACACCGCCTAAATGTCCTACAATACCGGTCTGCCCACAGTCGTGGATGTTACAGCGGCGGACTGTGTGAGAGCCGATGTTCTCTTTGGTCCAACCCTCTGTCTGTGCCTGGCAGATAGCATCACGTTCTGTCTGGGTGCCGTCTTTATAGAATTTGGTGGTCCACTTGTTTTCATTGTTGGGCTGCAGATATTTTCCAAGGGAAATACCGGAGCATTTGGAATCAGAGACTTCACAGTCCTCGATGATCCAGCCTTTTGACCAGTGAGGGCCGATCATGCCTTCCTGGTAAGCAGTGGGCGGTGCCCAGGTAGTAGCTGCCTGTTTTACGGTAAATCCGGACAGGGTGATGTGATTTACACCTGTCTTATCCGGATAGAAACAGTTCCGGCGCACATTGATCTCTACAGTTTCCTCATTAGGGTCAGCGCCCTGGAAATTGGCGTAGATCACCGTGAAGGCACCGTCCTGTTCGGTATACCATTTGTAGAGGGTAAAATCCGGGTCCCAGGAGCCTTTGTATACTGTTGGGTTTGCCACGTCTTCCAGAGAAAATGTCTCGTACATGGATTTGCCGTTTATGTACACTTCTCCGGTATGGACTGGTTCCAGAGCGCGGTACCAGTCACCGGCGATCACTGTGGTGTAGGGATTGTAGCTGCCGAAGATTCCATTAGGGATGCGGGCCATCCATACATTGCCTTGGTACTGCGTCCAGTTTTTTACAGGTTCCGCGCCGGTTATGACAGCGGCCATCGGCTCCTCAGAGCGGTATACAATGCGGTTCTGGTCATCGGTACCGCCGTTTGCCGGATTTACATATTCCCGGTAGATACCGGGAGCTACCAGAACTTCATCGCCTGCACAAGCGATTTTAGCTGCCTCGCTGATGGTCTGGAACGGTTTTTCTTTTGTACCGCATCCGTTTCTCGGAGCATTTGCGGCTACATAATAAATCATAGGTGTATCCTCCTTTGATCGTGTTAAGCGTATTTTCTATTGACCTTTTTGGTCTCGCAATAATATAATTATACTGTGGATTTAGGTATATAAAAATAATCATACTGCCTGAAAATATAAAAATCCTGCCATTTACGGAGGGGCCTATGGTACAATTTAGAAAATTTGATATAGACGGAAGAAAAAAAGAGAAAATCGTGTTTCAAAACCAGATGCTTCACTATGGATTGTATGTGCCAAGGCCGGAGGCGTATTTCTTTGGGGATATTCCCTGGCATTGGCATGATGAATTTGAGTTCGGGCATATTTTAGGGGGAAGTATGCAGTATAAAACCAATCATCACGAATTTATACTGCATGAAGGAGACGGGATATTTATCAATTCCGGTGTCCTGCATTATCTTCATCCCCTAAAGCCTGTGGAGGATGTGAGACTGCAGTCCCAGTTCTTTGACCGGTCTTTTCTGGCGGGTGCTTCCGGAAGTATACTGGACATTAAGTACATTGCTCCGGTGCTGGAACAGAGACAGCTTGATGCAGTGCCGCTTTACTGTTCTGATGCGGGGAGCGCCAGATTTCTGGAAAAAATGAGAGAAGGCGCAGAGCTGAGCATCAAAGGGGAGCGTTTTTTTGAACTGCGCCTAAGAAGTCTTTTTTCAGAACTCTGGGAGATTGTGTATTCCTGGGCTATGGATGAGAATAAGAAGGGAACAGGGTACAATACCCTGGAGGACGAACGGATCAAACAGATGCTATCCTATATCCAGGAACATTACAATGAGAAGATAACAGTAGAGGACATTGCGTCCAGTATACATATCAGCCAGCGGGAGTGCTACCGTCTGTTCCAGACAAGTCTTGGGGAGACACCTGGGGAATTTATGGTTTCCCTGCGCCTTCAGAAGGCGCAGGAGCTTCTGCGCTATACGGATAAAAGTGTCCTGGAGGTTGCTGTGGAGACCGGCTTTGGGACCAGCAGCTACTTTGGGAAAATTTTTAAGCAGTATCACCATATAACGCCGAAACAGTACAAAAAGCTCAATGTTGACAAGAGTGACCGACCGGTACAGGATACTTGATCAGCCGTATGTTTCTCATGCTGGCAGTTCCCCGTCCGCAGGCATCCGCTTTATCTCTTTCCGGACCAGAAGAACAGCCAGAATACCGGCAGCCCCATCCGCGATAGGACCTGCATACATGACTCCGTCAATTCCCATAAAGAGCGGGAAGATCAGGATCAGCGGAATCAGAAACAGGATCTGCCTGGTCATGGAGAGCACAATACCCCTGGCAGCTTTGCCGATGGAGGTAAAAAAGTTTGCTGTCACCGGCTGTAAGCCGTTTAAAAAAGTGCAGAACATAAAAATGCGGAAATACTTCTGGGCAAATTGATAATAGAGTTTATCTCCGGAACCGAAAAGTCCCACTATCTGCCGGGGGAAAAGCTGGAAACATAGAAAGGCGGCAACAGCCAGTATAGTTGCAGTTCCGGCAGCACACAGATAGGTCTTTTTTACACGGGTATAGTTTTTTGCTCCGTAATTGAACCCCACAATAGGCTGGGACCCTTGTGCGATCCCAATGACAATGGACAGAAACACCATGTTTACTTTGGCCACAATCCCTACCACAGCCAGAGGAATGTCGCTTCCGTAAACGGAATGTGAACCAAAGTGGCGCAGGACATTGTTCATGGTTATCTGTACCACAGTGAGCGCCAGCTGGTTGAAGCAGGAGGCCATTCCAAGGGAGGCGATGGCCTGCACACAGGACATCCTGGGAATGAGAGTCTTCAGCTTCAAATGTACGGTCTTATACTGCGGAAGATAGAAGAGGACCATACAGGCTGAAAAAACCTGACCGATCACGGTTGCCCATGCAGCACCGGCGATCCCCCAGCCAAAGGTAAAGATAAACAGAGGATCCAGCACTGTGTTGATCAGTGCCCCGGAGACCATGGAGATCATGGAATATGTGGGACTGCCGTCTGCCCGGATTAAATGATTGCCTCCGGTTGTCAGCATAAAAAAGGGGATACCCCAGGTAGTGATTCCCACATAAGTCATGGCATAAGGCAGAACCTTGGGGGTAGCTCCGAAGGCCAGAATCAGCGGTTTCAAAAACAGGCGGATAATGATTATCAGGACAATGCCGCACAGTATCAGACTGCCAAACCCGGCGCCTGCAATATGCTTTGCTTTTTCTTCATGCTTGCGGCCAAGTTCCAGATTAAAGTTGGATGCCCCTCCGATTCCTATAAGGAGAGCGATCGCCGTGGTTATGGTGGTGATAGGGAAAGCCACATTGGTCGCGGCGTTTCCGTACATACCGACACCCTGTCCGATGAAGATCTGGTCCACAATGTTATACAGTGCATTTACCAGCATACTGATAATGGCCGGCACTGCGAATTTGGGCAGTAATTTACCAATGGGACTGCATCCCAAAGGGTTTTCCTTTATCTGTTGTGTGTTCTCCATAAAATAACTCCATCCTTTCTGGTTTTATTTTAAGCGATTTTGAGGAAAAATCCAATATTAAATTTAAAAAAGGGGTTATATTGCATAAAGAAGCTTGACAAGAAATTGCGTGGGATAGTATAATTTTATATGAAATGGGTTTCAAAAATAATTCGGAAATAAAATGCAGAAATACCAGGTAATATCTTATAAATTCTTATAATATTTTGTGTAAATAATGAAACCGATTTCATATGGACATATCCCATATTGTACATAGCAAGTGATCATCCGGTCATCTGAGGCCTTGGGACAGGATGTGCTTGAATAAATTTTTAAGGAGGAAGTTATGGAACAGACAAAGGCGAAGAGAAAGCGGCACTCAAAATTCCTGAGTGCCCTGCTGGCGGTCTGTGTAGTATTCTCAGGCGGCGGAATGACAGTTCCGGTGCAGGCGGATGCAGAACAGACGGAGCAGAACACCATTGTGAACGGGGCATTGTGGTATGATGACCGTGGAGAGAACATTCAGGGGCACGGCGGCAATATCCTGGAGTATGAGGGCAGATATTACTGGGTAGGGGAGTACAAGGAGAACGCCAATTTCAGCGGCATTGCCCTTTATTCATCCTCAGACCTGGCAGACTGGAAATTTGAGAACATGATTCTGACACCGGATACGCCGGATGATGACGGTACCATAGGCTTCTGTACCATAGAGCGTCCGAAACTGATTTTTAATGGCTCGGAATTTGTACTGTGGGCACATTGGGAAAACGGCAAAGATTATGGCGAATCAAAATTGATCGTAGCCAAATGTGATACGGTCAACGGTGATTACGAATTTGTAAACCGCTTCAATCCCAAGTCCAAAACGTATAATGCGGAGACCGGTGAATATGAGATAACTACCAACCGTTCCCTGGATATGACTATTTACAATGATACGGAAACCGATGCGGATGGAACGGTACATAACCAGGCGTATCTGATTTCCGCCAATGGTCATAATATGGCACTCTATAAGCTGACCCAGGATTGTATGGATGTAATTCCTGAGGAGAGTTACCAGTTCTGGATCGGAGCAGGAAGGGAGGCCCCTGCCCTTGTAAAATCCGCCGATTATTACGTGCTGGTGACTTCAGGCCAGTCCGGCTGGTATCCCAATCAGTCCATGTACGGGTATACAAAAGATATCACAGATCCCAACGGATGGACACCGGCAGATGAACTGAAAACCATTGGAAACAATTCAACCTTTTACAGTCAGCCAACCAATATCGCCTCGATTGGAGATGGACAGTACATTTATATGGGTGACCGCTGGAATCCCGGTGCGTTGGGAAAATCCACATTCGTATGGCTTCCGCTCAATATAGAAGCCGGGGAGGAGGGGGTTACCGCATCCATGGATTATGTGGATGCGTGGTCATTCAATGCAGGAAGCGGCAAAGTTGAGCTTCCGGACAGCGAACTGGTATCACAGGGAAAAACCGTGGAGGCCAGCGTGGCAGGTAGTGATGCTCATCCGGTAGAACAGGCTGTGGACGGCATTCGTGA includes the following:
- a CDS encoding MATE family efflux transporter yields the protein MENTQQIKENPLGCSPIGKLLPKFAVPAIISMLVNALYNIVDQIFIGQGVGMYGNAATNVAFPITTITTAIALLIGIGGASNFNLELGRKHEEKAKHIAGAGFGSLILCGIVLIIIIRLFLKPLILAFGATPKVLPYAMTYVGITTWGIPFFMLTTGGNHLIRADGSPTYSMISMVSGALINTVLDPLFIFTFGWGIAGAAWATVIGQVFSACMVLFYLPQYKTVHLKLKTLIPRMSCVQAIASLGMASCFNQLALTVVQITMNNVLRHFGSHSVYGSDIPLAVVGIVAKVNMVFLSIVIGIAQGSQPIVGFNYGAKNYTRVKKTYLCAAGTATILAVAAFLCFQLFPRQIVGLFGSGDKLYYQFAQKYFRIFMFCTFLNGLQPVTANFFTSIGKAARGIVLSMTRQILFLIPLILIFPLFMGIDGVMYAGPIADGAAGILAVLLVRKEIKRMPADGELPA